From one Triticum urartu cultivar G1812 chromosome 3, Tu2.1, whole genome shotgun sequence genomic stretch:
- the LOC125548240 gene encoding uncharacterized protein LOC125548240: MTPWPLNEASPPWILASAPLIRPPILGSILPRPPHASFVPGDSCYARSTSSVAAGNEEHAAPRHGPQRQVPCRRRPKPRCHFSSDTSRPVPHHCFLSVPLAHPLVAGDPRLAAAALRYLLHAGLGFLIALQQRPERQVPPHRPRGPGLNSPPDLLPLGAHDELRPVSPRPAARCLLYIAPAHLTSSSHCSPVSACEEDPSAKSRSAR, encoded by the coding sequence ATGACGCCATGGCCATTGAATGAAGCTTCTCCTCCATGGATCCTCGCCTCCGCGCCCCTGATCCGGCCGCCCATCCTCGGATCCATCCTCCCGCGTCCACCCCACGCCTCGTTCGTCCCTGGGGACTCCTGCTACGCCAGGTCCACCAGCTCCGTCGCTGCAGGGAACGAGGAGCACGCCGCCCCGAGGCATGGACCCCAGCGCCAGGTCCCATGCCGCCGCCGTCCGAAGCCTCGCTGTCATTTTTCTTCAGATACGAGCAGACCAGTGCCACACCACTGCTTCCTCTCCGTTCCCCTTGCCCATCCACTCGTCGCCGGAGACCCCAGGCTAGCCGCCGCCGCGCTACGGTACCTGCTCCATGCCGGACTCGGCTTCCTCATCGCCCTCCAGCAACGGCCAGAGCGCCAAGTCCCTCCGCATCGACCCCGCGGCCCTGGCCTCAACTCGCCGCCGGATCTGCTTCCTCTCGGCGCCCACGACGAGCTCCGCCCAGTCtccccgcgccccgccgcccgctgTCTCCTCTACATCGCGCCGGCGCACCTGACCTCTTCGTCGCACTGTTCCCCTGTTTCTGCGTGCGAGGAGGACCCCAGCGCCAAGTCCCGCAGCGCCCGTTGA